CAATATCAAGTAGACGTTGAAGATCAGCCGGTGTTGGTCTTCTTAGGTACTCATCGCCGAACAAATTAATTATTCCTTCCACAAAATGCTCCAAACAAGACCGAGCTGTAGTTTCACCGAGCCGGAGGTATTCGTCGACCGTATCAGCCGCACTACCGTATGCCAAGAGACGAATGGCTGCTGAACACTTTTGGAGTGGTGAGAGACTAAGCCTTCCAAGACTATCTTTCTTTTGGCGAAAGAAGTGAACTTCGTTGGAGAGTCGGTCAACAATGTGCATGAACAATGGCTTGTTCATTCTAAAACGTCGTCGGAATAGATTTTGAGGATATGTAGGAGTGTCACAGAAATAATCATTCCATAACCTTAAATCGTCTTCTTCACGATTTATTTCGATATAAACGCGTTTCTTCCTTTTTTTCCTTTCTTCTTCTTGATTAACAATGGTAAAATTCTCGAAAGTTTGATCGAAATATTGATCGAAAGTTTGATCAAAATATTCATCACAAGTATCATCATCTGATCCCTCAAAAGGGTAATGAGAACCAGATGCCATTGACTTGTATAAAACGTAAAATTTTATGTAGAAATTTTGTGTTTAAAAAAGGTGAAAAAAATAAAGAGAAGGAGATAAGATGAGAGTAGTTATAAAAAAGACTTGTGATCACAATTATATAGGATCACCAAGAGGCAGTGATCAATATTGTTTACGGGAGCTTGAGAAGTGAAGAAGACAACTAGAGAAGGGAAGAAGGGATGATGAGATAACAAAGAGAAAGTGATGACAATTATATAGAGAAGGTGACTTATAAAATTTAGTGACATACATCCTTGTAATTACTACAATCCCGTGACTACTACAATACAAAAATCAAACGTAAAAACACACTCCCGTGACTACTACAAGACAGACCCTACTACAAGTAGAAGTTGACAGGTCACACCATTTCTGATCGTTTCGAAGCTCCTTCCACGCATGTTCTAGAGTGAACTTCTTGTTGTGATTGTTGAAGAAGATCTCATGCGCTAGCTTGAGAACGTCGTTATCGTTTTGCCCGCTGGTTCTCTCTCTGCTTGCAGCTTCGAACGCGCCACAGAACTTCCCTACAAGATCATTGATCTTGTGCCAACGTTGCTTGCAGTGACCGGCCTCCCTTCTTTCACTAACTGCAATCTTTGGTGATGCTGCGAAGTACGCGGCAATTCTCTGCCAAAAAGCTCCGGATCGTTGCTCGTTCCCTACCACCGGATCTTTACTTGTGTTTAACCAAGAGGATATGAGCACTTGATCGTCTGTAGGCGTCCAGGTTCTTCTTTCTTTACGCTCTACAGGAATCTCACCAAAGTGAGGAACCTGTGATGAAGAAACACGGACACTATCTTCCCCTAAACCAAACACAACGTCTTGTTGACTATTGAGAAGGTCAACAAAATTTGATGTCTGTGTTTTATATGGATCATAATCCATACCGAGGAAAAGGCAAGAAGAAGAATGAATCGAAAGAAAGACAAAAAACTTTAGAAGAGGAAGATGTATTTAATAGATGGAAGAGAAGAGGTGACAGAAGAGAGATGGATTAAAGGAAGCCAAAATAGAGAGATAGATTAAAGGAACGCATTCATCATAACCCACAACCAATTTGAGTTGACCTTTAGCTAACTCATTAACTTTTTTTTTAAATAAACTTATCCTATCTAACCATATCAGATGCACAATCAATTAACATAGCTACTTTATTAACTCACAATCAATTTATTTCTAAACCGGCTCAGTTTCACAATCAATTCAGACCATCAACATCTAGAAGATCGAATGTAGAAGTTGTACCTGTATTGTAGTTGTAGTGCTCTCCTTTGAACAAGCTTCATGTGACTTGAACCGTCCATATAAAGAGACCTTCACATCTCTCTTGATCCGTTCATCTCACAAGAAAATACAAGAGACAAAATCAGCACATGAAAGATTCAGACGCGAGCAAGATTATCACTATAGATTCAAGCATTTCCCTCTAATCTAATCAGATCACCATCAAAAGCATAAAGGTTTACACTAGACATTGGCAGAGAACAAGCATCAAGCTTTACCGCAGATATAAAAGATAAAACATCACTCAACTCAACATCTAAACTAATCTGATCAGTATCAAAATGATCGAACTCTACCAAGGACATACCAGAGATAACATCACCCAACTAAGCACCTCATCGGAACTAATCTGATCACTATCAAAAGGCATCAAGCTTCATCTCAGACATGACACATAAAACATTTGTTAACTCAACATCTAAAAGGCCTAAAGCTTTACCGTGAGATTTGATTTCCTCGAGGAGACCTACGGGCCGGAGAGGAGAGCGAGAGAGTCACAGAGTCACGGCGTCGCCGAGGAGAATAAGAGAGAGGCGGAGTCGTCGAGGGGACAGAGAGAGACTCGGAGTTGTCGAGGAGAGAGACGGAGACGGCGATTCCACCGAGACAGACGCCGGATGATTGCCTCGAAGAGATCTCACCGATCGAATCGTCGAGGAGAAGCCATGGTCCACGAGAGATCATCGATGGAAGACGGAGTCGTCGAGGAGTCACGGGAGAAGAGAGAAACGAACCGCTTCGAGAGAGAGAAAGAAACGCGAGGTTTTGACACGCGTCCCACAAGATACGTATGCTATGTCCCTAAAACAAGGGACGTTCCTTGTTTAATTAGGTAATTTTTTTTTTAATTAAATCAAAAAATACTAAAAACGGGGGTTAAGATCCCCGGTTAATGCTGCTCTAAATAATTGGCTATATAATGAAGTTATATTTGTTTGTGTAGTGATTGCTATGAAGTGAAATCTCTTTTAGTTTACTATCTGACCAATAATTTTATTTCGACTTCTAAATATACATCTTAACACCCAAAAATCCCCAAAATGTAGCTATACCTTTGATTAATCTTCAATAAAAATGGTTTTCAATAAAATTTCTCAAAACTAAAGTTACTCTCACTTCTTTATTAGTCTTGAACATTGACACTAAAATTATAATTCTCAAGTCTATATTAAAACCGAAGCAATTCGTGATTTTCTTATTACATGCAGAAAATTAGTTACACGGAGGAAAATTGGCAGAACATTTTCCAGGTAACTGGAGAGCGAGAGTGTGGTCAACGCCAGGAATAGATGGTCCATTGGCAATAACGCATAGACAAGGCTGACCAAGCGTTTTGATGGCAGTGCAACATGGCTCGTTCGGAGACAATGTGCTAAACGGCACCACTGATAGTGTACAAGGCACGAGTTCAATCAAAGCGGACAAAAATGTTCGACCACATGGGTGTGCTGTAGCCTTTTTGACCAGGCCTGACTCGACCAAAACCATAAGAATCATTACTGTAAGAACCTCTGTTTTTCTCATTTTAATAATTTATTTGTAGTTTTGAAAAATGTTTGAAAAGGTGAGGCTCATTATATAACTTCTAAGGAGAGTGTTTGCATGAGTAACCTAATGGAGTTGAAAGTAGATGGATCATGAAACTTGGGGTTTATTGTTTGTAGGTTCAAATTTTCAATGCAACTAAAAAGATGTTAAACCTGCATATTCATATCAAAAAATTATCTAATTTTTTTAGTCAAATTTTTTTTTTTTATCTAACTATCAGTGTAACGCACAACCAGTTTATTTACATGCATAAAGAATGGGTTGTCAAATTGCATGCTTTTGATCACCATCTTAAACTAATGATCTCTCTTAATGAAACTTGAATCGTTTCTAAGGTTTGAGACTAAAATAGTAAAAATATTTAAGCACTTGTCAGTGTTTAAAAAAGAAAAATCAAGTACTTCTCTATCTTTCTTGTACAGTATAACAACATTCTTTTTGGAGCATCTCCAACCTTACTCCAAAACCCACTCCAAATTCTATTTTGCAGTAAATTTATCTTCAACCCCACTCTAAAATCCACTCCAAAATGGAATAATAGATATGATTACTCCAAATATGAAGTAAACCAACTCATTACTCTAAAATGGAGTTGAACTTTTTTATTTATAAAATGGTCCTCCATATTTAAATATTTCCGTTTTTAATAAAATATTATTATAAATAAATATATAAATATTATTTCACTTTATATATTATAAAAATTACTAATAATATTTCTTAATTATATAAATATCCATCAAGTGAACTATTTTATACAACAAAATATATATAATATAAAACATAAAAGACCATACATATAAAAAATAAAAGATAAGCACCATATAAAAGATATATAATATAAAACATAAAAGATCATACATACGAAAATAGACTATTTTGCAAATAGTATAAATAAAAGATGATATTACTAATTTTTTAATAACATAAAACATAATATATTAAAAATATTCTATTTTGGAGTAGGAAATGGAGTAATACATTGGAATAAAACTCAACTCCATTTTGGAGTCACTCTATTTTGGAGTAGAAAATGGAGTAATACATTGGAGATGCTCTAAGCAGCATCTTAGCCGAGAGTTTGATCAATACAATGGCACACATAGAAGACTGATAAGCGTTAGTTCATTTTCCATTATATTAGAGAATCTGATCGATTCAAAACCATTTTTCCTAGATCCATTGTTCTGATGTGATGTTTCTAAACGTTCCTCCGCTGATAAAATTCAAACGTATATAAGAATTTGAGTATGAGAAATTCTAGTATGAGTCTCACAAATTTTTGAGCGACTTTCATATTAATTTTTTTTTTGTGAGAGTCATGGTGAGAGATTCTTGATGCTGATGATGGCCTAAGACCATCAGCATTAGTGAACCGCTTGGAAGGGGTTCACAAAGCATTTTTTATTATTATTTTTTTTCTGTTTAATTTTTGTTTAAAAAAAAAAAAAAAAAAAATTAATAGGACCAATCGCGGACCGCCACGTGTCGTAGGGCCCGCGCTACAGTGACGATCCGGGTTCACTGGAGTGAACTCCCAAAAGACAGATTCACTAATTTTTATTATTTTAATTTTTTTTTTTCGAAAACCGCGTGAACTCCCCTTGGATACACAGTACAAGTTGCTTGAAAGCCGTCAAAATTGTTCGACCACATGGGTGTCCCACATTGACCAAACCTGACTCGACCAAAGCTGTTTTAAGTAATAGTATCTTTGTAAGAACCTGATATTCAGTCATCTCACGGATATATAGTTCTGAATCTGTGCTGTGGCATCCCCCACTTCGTTCTATTTTTCACTTTAAAATACAGTTTAAAGTAAAAATACTTTAATGGTACCTTATTTCTCATTCTATAATAAGATAAAAAATAAGTTTATTCCAAATATAGGTAACTTGTTTATTTTTAGAAAATACCCTAAGATAGCACTAAAATTTTTTTGTCACAAATATAGACTCTAATGATCAAGATGACCAAAATGTTTTATTAAAAAAGTAAATATACACGTATATTCTTAGGGTTAACTAATCCAAACCTTAGGGTTTAGAGTTAAGGGGTGAAGATTTGAGATTGAATTTAAAATTTTATAAAATAAAAAATAAATATTAAAAATTTGAAAATAAAAATTATAAAAATAGTTTCAAAAAGTATTTTCGAATTACAAAAAGAAAATTTGAAAAAAAATCGAAAAAATTGAAAAAAAAAGAAAATTTTAAAAAAGTTCTAATTTAAAAACATATAATCTAAAACTATATAAAAAAATATTTTTTTAATTTTTTAATTTTATTTTTTATATATCTAGGGTATTATGGTCTTTTTACCTATTAAATGAAACATTTTGGTCATTTTTCTCTTTGTGGTCTATTTTTGTAATCAAAACTTGAAAATGGTTTATTTAGGAGAATTGCTATTTATTTTTTGTTCATCACTCTATTTTTTAGTCAAAAATAGAGTACCATTGGAGCAAACTCCAACTCTATTATAGAGTTATTCTATTTTAGAGTAAAAAATAGAGGAGACTATTGGAGAAGGTCTTAAACACAAAGTTCATAAGTCATAACTTGCTCATAAAATATTAGGTGAGCAACGAAAATGATTGCATAAGTTTGGTTAAGATAGATCGTTAAACTCTGGCTTGTTGTTTTAGTGTCACTTATTCTAATTCCATAAGTTTTGACTTTTAGAGTTCAGATATCTGGATCCTAATCTAATATATATCACATTTATATTCTCTATCTTCCATGAAATAGACTATATACTCTATTATCGTCCATTTTTAATATATGTTCATCCACGTCATGGGGCTTAATCACCATTTTAAACTAATATATCTCACCATCTAGTAGTTGATGGATGGCCTGGTGGCATTATCATCTGCGTGACTGTGTTCTAAACCCTGTGATCAATGAGTGTTTTAAAGTGGTCTTGTTACCACGTTGACTAGAAGACAAACATAAAAAGCTGAATATATCGGTGTCTCACTAGCTTAAACTCACTATCCCCCTTTTTAACCACCACATTAAACTAATAATCCCTCTTTGATCACTTACGTCCTCAGCACGATAGCTAAGAAGGAGCTTGAGAGAGTGAGTATTATAAAACCTCTCTTGATTGGAATAATTTTGTGTTACTGTTTCATTGATACGTCTAATAAATTTAGACAATGACTTCCGAAGACAAGCTGGAGACAGATTCTACTTAAGGGTCAGAGTCCTATTGTGTCACACTTGATTGGACTGTAAAACTCTAGGGATCATTTTACCAAAAGCAAAGCAACCAGATATTTTGTGAACTCCAGAGACTTATTTGGCTATATATAGGATAATATCTGTGAAGACAGAGACACTAAAATACAAAATAAAGAAAAACATTCATCACCGCACATCACTGTTATCATCAATCACTTCAACCACATATGGACCAGTCCTTCAACATCTTTTCCAAACAAACCAGATAATGTTTTTTTCTTCCCATCTATCTTCCGCTCACAGATTCTCTCGGTTCAGTCCCCCCCCCCTCACGATCCGAAAATACAATACAGATAACAAAACTGGAATGGGAAGGCATTTGACCTTGAATCACGCTTTAAGATTTGAGACCAAAAACAGTACAAAGTATTTTCAAGAATTGATGAGAAAATCTGTCTATCTTTCTGGTATAGTATAACAACATTTCTTAAAACTCCCCGGCTAAATAATGTTTCTCCCAAGAGATTCATCTACTTGATACAATGACAACATAGAAGCCTGAACCTGCAATAGCCATTGTAGACACATTAGTTCATGTTCCACCATATCAATGAATATGGTTAATTCAAACATTTCAAAAACCATCTTTCCTAGTTCCATAGATTTTCTGATATCTTGTCTCTAACTTAGCACTGAGCAGACAAAAACCCAAAACGTTTCAAAAATTTGAATCCAGCTAAATAATACCGGAACTGATTATGATATGCAGTAATTTGGATCCTAACCCAATAATATCCGGAAAACTCGAAAACCCTGAATTCAAACCCAACTAAATACCCAAAACTGACTTTGGAATGAGAATCTATTAGGGACTTAAGAAGTTGGAATAGATATTAACTCGTATATAAGAGATACGAGCCAATATACACTTATCACCAATTGATTTTATGTTCTAATCTCGTCTACATAAATAGAATCTCAACTAAAACACCTTTGAGTTATTATCTTCATGTGAACACATTTTTCATAAACTTCATAGCTAGTTCGTTCTACAGAGACATTCATATGAGAGGAGACCAATACTCAGACTTCAACAAATACCTCATTTTCACCGCGAACCGCAACGCAATCTCTAGGCGCATCGAAGAACGACAGTGAGTATTGCTTGCGAACGACGCCAACGTCGAAGTAGATAAGACCAGAGCTCGGCACGTCGACTCGTATTCCTTTAACCGGAAACCACAGGAACAGGTCTTGCGCCGATATTCCCGACAAATCAGCGACGTGAGAATCACCTATCGTCCCCGTAACTTTCGCCTGGTAACGCAGCTCTGCCTCGTACTTGGCATCGCAGGAGCGGTTCAAGTAAACAGAGAACCGTCCCGTTTTGACGTCGAAGTTGAACTCCGTCACGCCTTTCGGGAATATCCCCGACGGCAACCCGTTCTGCTTGAGGATCTCGTAGATAGACTCGTCATCGGTGGAGATCGAGATCACGGCGGCGATGGAGAAACAGAGAATAATCGTTATTTGAACTATACGAATCATGGCTCGTTCTATTTCAGAACTCATGATGATTAGGATTCTTTTTGTTTTTTGTTTTTTTTGTTTTGCTGATCTGTTTGTTTCGTTATGAGGAAGAAGAAGCAGAAGAAGACATTTTGCTGACAGCTTGAAACAGAGTGGAACGAGTTTTGTTTTGCTCAAATTATTGATGGCGGAACTCGGATGGAGCAGCGATCCTCTGCTTCTCTGACCATTGACAGGTCAACCAATTAATGAGAGCCACGTGGGTTATTAACTTTTGAAATTCGTAAATCTATTACATCCTATAGGGTGAGATCCAAACC
The DNA window shown above is from Brassica oleracea var. oleracea cultivar TO1000 chromosome C3, BOL, whole genome shotgun sequence and carries:
- the LOC106329049 gene encoding uncharacterized protein LOC106329049 isoform X2, producing MSSEIERAMIRIVQITIILCFSIAAVISISTDDESIYEILKQNGLPSGIFPKGVTEFNFDVKTGRFSVYLNRSCDAKYEAELRYQAKVTGTIGDSHVADLSGISAQDLFLWFPVKGIRVDVPSSGLIYFDVGVVRKQYSLSFFDEVQASMLSLYQVDESLGRNII
- the LOC106329049 gene encoding uncharacterized protein LOC106329049 isoform X1, translated to MSSEIERAMIRIVQITIILCFSIAAVISISTDDESIYEILKQNGLPSGIFPKGVTEFNFDVKTGRFSVYLNRSCDAKYEAELRYQAKVTGTIGDSHVADLSGISAQDLFLWFPVKGIRVDVPSSGLIYFDVGVVRKQYSLSFFDAPRDCVAVRGENEVQASMLSLYQVDESLGRNII
- the LOC106330163 gene encoding glutathione S-transferase T3-like, which gives rise to MDYDPYKTQTSNFVDLLNSQQDVVFGLGEDSVRVSSSQVPHFGEIPVERKERRTWTPTDDQVLISSWLNTSKDPVVGNEQRSGAFWQRIAAYFAASPKIAVSERREAGHCKQRWHKINDLVGKFCGAFEAASRERTSGQNDNDVLKLAHEIFFNNHNKKFTLEHAWKELRNDQKWCDLSTSTCSRVCLVVVTGVCFYV
- the LOC106333993 gene encoding putative lipid-transfer protein DIR1, with the protein product MRKTEVLTVMILMVLVESGLVKKATAHPCGRTFLSALIELVPCTLSVVPFSTLSPNEPCCTAIKTLGQPCLCVIANGPSIPGVDHTLALQLPGKCSANFPPCN